The following proteins are encoded in a genomic region of Microbacterium sp. NC79:
- a CDS encoding MmgE/PrpD family protein: MTVQHHVRVYKSAEDLPREEQLAWKIAQVAVDPVEVEADVIDMIINRVIDNASVAAASLTRGPIVSARSQALDHPVSRGGAGASIFGLDEERTSPEWAAWANGVAVRELDYHDTFLAAEYSHPGDNIPPILAVAQHCGKDGRALVRGIATGYEIQMDLVRGISLHKHKIDHVAHIGPSASAGIGTLLGLDAETIYQAVGQGLHTTTATRQSRKGEISTWKAHAPAFAGKMAVEAVDRAMRGQTSPSPIYEGEDGVIAWMLDGPDASYTVPLPAAGEAKRAILDSYTKEHSAEYQAQAWIDLARKLGNENPALRDPANIASIVLHTSHHTHYVIGSGANDPQKYDPTASRETLDHSIPYIFAVALQDGTWHHVDSYAPERAGRADTVELWNKITTAEDAEWTRRYHSEDPDEKAFGGRVEITLTDGSTVVDEIAVADAHPLGARPFARADYIRKFRILAEPVLEAAEIERFLDLAQRLPELTADELRELNIVAKPGLLDGIESPRGLF; encoded by the coding sequence ATGACTGTTCAGCACCACGTGCGCGTCTACAAGAGCGCAGAAGACCTGCCCCGCGAAGAGCAGCTCGCCTGGAAGATCGCTCAGGTTGCGGTTGACCCGGTCGAGGTCGAAGCCGACGTCATCGACATGATCATCAACCGCGTGATCGACAACGCATCGGTCGCCGCCGCTTCCCTCACGCGTGGCCCGATCGTCTCGGCTCGCTCGCAGGCGCTGGACCACCCGGTCTCGCGCGGTGGCGCGGGCGCCAGCATCTTCGGTCTTGACGAAGAGCGCACCAGCCCCGAGTGGGCAGCATGGGCAAACGGCGTTGCCGTTCGTGAGCTCGACTACCACGACACCTTCCTCGCCGCCGAGTACTCGCACCCCGGCGACAACATCCCGCCGATCCTCGCGGTAGCCCAGCACTGTGGCAAGGACGGCCGCGCGCTCGTTCGCGGTATCGCGACCGGTTACGAGATCCAGATGGACCTCGTGCGTGGCATCAGCCTGCACAAGCACAAGATCGACCACGTCGCGCACATCGGCCCGTCGGCATCGGCCGGTATCGGTACGCTTCTCGGCCTCGACGCCGAGACCATCTACCAGGCTGTCGGCCAGGGTCTGCACACCACCACCGCAACGCGCCAGTCGCGTAAGGGTGAAATCTCGACGTGGAAGGCACACGCCCCCGCATTCGCAGGCAAGATGGCCGTCGAGGCTGTTGACCGCGCGATGCGCGGCCAGACGTCGCCGAGCCCCATCTACGAAGGTGAAGACGGTGTCATCGCGTGGATGCTTGACGGCCCCGACGCTTCCTACACGGTTCCGCTGCCCGCCGCAGGCGAAGCAAAGCGCGCGATTCTTGACTCCTACACCAAGGAGCACTCGGCTGAGTACCAGGCTCAGGCGTGGATCGACCTTGCTCGCAAGCTCGGCAACGAGAACCCGGCGCTGCGCGACCCGGCAAACATCGCCTCGATCGTGCTGCACACCAGCCACCACACGCACTACGTGATCGGCTCGGGCGCAAACGACCCGCAGAAGTACGACCCCACGGCTTCGCGCGAGACGCTTGACCACTCGATCCCGTACATCTTCGCGGTCGCACTGCAGGATGGCACGTGGCACCACGTTGACTCCTACGCACCCGAGCGTGCCGGCCGTGCCGACACGGTTGAGCTGTGGAACAAGATCACGACGGCTGAAGACGCTGAGTGGACGCGCCGCTACCACTCGGAAGACCCCGACGAGAAGGCCTTCGGTGGTCGCGTTGAGATCACGCTGACCGACGGTTCGACCGTTGTCGACGAGATCGCTGTTGCTGACGCTCACCCGCTGGGTGCCCGTCCCTTCGCTCGCGCTGACTACATCCGCAAGTTCCGTATCCTTGCTGAGCCGGTTCTCGAAGCTGCTGAGATCGAGCGTTTCCTCGACCTCGCGCAGCGCCTCCCTGAGCTCACCGCTGACGAGTTGCGCGAGCTCAACATCGTCGCGAAGCCGGGCCTGCTTGACGGCATCGAGTCGCCGCGCGGACTGTTCTAA
- a CDS encoding choice-of-anchor I family protein, whose product MLSRPLRRAAGTVAVAAVACTLVLTAPLPATAAIVADPLEHTSTDARITLAPIGTFETGVFDESAAEIVAAYNSRLFVVNAQAGSVSVLDADDPAAMTHLYSVEGTGVANSIAVRADGLGVIAFEAPVKTDQGTILFFDANADEPTILGSVTVGALPDMVALSADGTTAVVANEGEPADDFSADPEGSVAVVSLPATVSAAQQSDVRIADFHAFEGAALPADVRVFGPTPEADFAVSRNLEPEYVTIDGATAYVTLQEANALATVDLATATVTDITALGFKDHSLPANALDPSDKDGRFEQRTYDNLFGMYMPDGIASYQANGTTYLVTANEGDAREWGDYAEPSRVKDLADDGYGPACANFDGLTGNAELGRLNVTRELGFNAEAGCYDELYAFGGRSFSIFTTDGTLVFDSGSAFEQITFDANGDFVNSNHTEANFEGRSDDKGPEPESVAVGTVGDRTYAFVGLERVGGIIVYDITSPADAAFVTYVNNRDFSVDPEVDLSAAGDLGAEGVTFIPASASPTGEPVLAVANEVSGTTTLFAIDDGLTEVQIVNVNDFHGRIEANLGSGEPGAAVLAGAISTLTAENPNTLFVSAGDNIGASTFTSFIDDDNPTIDALVASGLVASAIGNHEFDLGMDDLIDRVVPRFGGPQYALGANVYDRATGEPALDEYSISTVDGVRIAFIGTVTTETPAMVPAPGIAAVTFGDELEAANRVAEELTAADAADVIVLLTHNGQATESCADLTDTTTAYGELVNGASSRIDAIISGHTHQAYSCEIEDPEGQLRPVIQAHQYGTTLGQISVTVDSASKELLSISGALLPLADGGTALYPADEDVAAIVSAAAEVAQEKGGVTVGTISADILRGGDNGSDRGIESPMGNLIADVMLWATTPVAALEARAASEAPAAPVADIAFMNPGGLRADLLYGTDGSVTYRDVANVQPFANTITTVTLTGAQIKSVLEEQWQPEGASRPKLHLGVSEGFSYTYVEDAPRGEHIVTMTLNGAPIDPAMTYTVAANSFLANGGDNFFTFAEGTNRVDTGQADLGITVAYFAAHPVVSPAPLGRAVLAEEPGQADADTDSSGSGGEADADAHADADGSAGSAGSAADGSAGSASSGSGTSSGAGGGLANTGSDAPYGLALGASVLVASGLLIVALRRRRVHS is encoded by the coding sequence ATGCTTTCGCGTCCCCTCCGCCGTGCTGCGGGAACCGTCGCGGTAGCGGCGGTGGCGTGCACGCTGGTGCTCACCGCACCGCTGCCCGCCACCGCCGCTATCGTCGCCGACCCCCTCGAGCACACGTCAACCGACGCCCGCATCACCCTCGCACCGATCGGCACGTTCGAGACGGGCGTCTTTGACGAATCCGCCGCGGAAATTGTTGCCGCCTACAACAGCCGCCTCTTCGTCGTAAACGCGCAAGCGGGTTCCGTCTCGGTCCTCGATGCCGACGACCCGGCCGCGATGACGCACCTGTACTCCGTGGAAGGCACGGGCGTCGCCAACTCCATCGCCGTCCGCGCAGATGGCCTCGGCGTCATCGCTTTCGAAGCGCCGGTCAAGACCGATCAGGGCACGATCCTGTTCTTCGACGCGAACGCGGACGAGCCGACGATTCTGGGCTCGGTCACGGTCGGCGCACTCCCCGATATGGTCGCGCTGTCTGCGGACGGAACCACGGCTGTGGTGGCCAACGAAGGCGAGCCGGCCGATGATTTCTCGGCAGATCCGGAAGGTTCCGTCGCTGTCGTGAGCTTGCCTGCCACGGTGAGTGCCGCACAGCAGAGCGATGTGCGCATCGCTGACTTTCACGCTTTCGAGGGTGCGGCCCTTCCCGCAGACGTGCGTGTCTTCGGCCCGACTCCCGAGGCCGACTTCGCCGTGAGCCGCAACCTCGAGCCGGAATACGTGACGATCGACGGCGCAACGGCGTATGTGACGCTCCAGGAGGCCAACGCCCTGGCCACCGTCGACCTTGCGACCGCGACCGTGACCGACATCACGGCCCTCGGCTTCAAGGATCACTCACTCCCAGCGAACGCGCTCGACCCGTCCGACAAGGACGGCCGTTTTGAGCAGCGCACGTACGACAACCTGTTTGGCATGTACATGCCCGACGGCATTGCGTCCTACCAGGCGAACGGAACCACCTACCTGGTGACCGCAAACGAGGGTGACGCGCGCGAATGGGGTGACTACGCCGAGCCTTCCCGCGTGAAGGATCTCGCGGACGATGGTTATGGCCCGGCGTGCGCCAACTTCGATGGGCTGACAGGCAACGCCGAGCTTGGCCGCCTGAACGTCACGCGCGAACTCGGCTTCAACGCCGAGGCGGGTTGCTACGACGAACTGTATGCGTTCGGTGGCCGCTCGTTCTCGATCTTCACTACCGACGGCACCCTGGTGTTCGACTCGGGGAGCGCGTTCGAGCAGATCACGTTCGACGCCAACGGCGACTTCGTGAACTCGAACCACACGGAAGCAAACTTCGAGGGCCGCAGCGATGACAAGGGTCCAGAGCCGGAGAGTGTCGCTGTTGGCACCGTCGGTGACCGCACGTACGCTTTCGTTGGCCTGGAGCGCGTGGGCGGCATCATCGTCTACGACATCACCTCCCCTGCCGACGCGGCATTCGTCACCTACGTCAACAACCGTGACTTCTCCGTTGACCCTGAGGTCGATCTGTCTGCCGCAGGCGACCTCGGCGCTGAGGGCGTCACGTTCATCCCGGCGAGCGCATCACCGACCGGTGAGCCGGTGCTTGCAGTCGCAAACGAGGTGAGCGGAACCACGACACTGTTTGCGATTGATGATGGCCTCACCGAGGTGCAGATTGTGAACGTCAACGACTTCCACGGCCGCATCGAGGCGAACCTCGGCAGCGGTGAGCCCGGCGCCGCCGTGCTTGCTGGCGCGATTTCCACGTTGACCGCTGAGAACCCGAACACCCTGTTTGTCTCCGCAGGTGACAACATCGGCGCGTCGACGTTCACGTCGTTCATCGACGATGACAACCCCACGATCGATGCACTTGTCGCCTCAGGGCTGGTGGCGTCCGCCATCGGAAACCACGAGTTTGACCTCGGCATGGACGATCTCATTGATCGCGTCGTTCCACGCTTCGGCGGGCCGCAGTACGCGCTCGGGGCAAACGTGTACGACCGCGCCACGGGTGAGCCCGCGCTCGACGAATACAGCATCTCCACCGTGGACGGCGTGCGCATCGCCTTCATCGGAACCGTCACCACCGAGACCCCGGCAATGGTTCCGGCCCCGGGTATCGCCGCTGTCACGTTCGGCGATGAATTGGAGGCCGCGAATCGCGTGGCAGAAGAACTCACCGCGGCGGATGCGGCCGACGTCATCGTGTTGCTGACGCACAACGGTCAGGCCACCGAAAGCTGCGCCGACCTCACCGACACGACGACCGCATACGGTGAGCTCGTGAACGGCGCATCGAGCCGTATCGACGCCATCATTTCTGGTCACACCCACCAGGCCTACTCCTGCGAGATCGAAGACCCGGAAGGTCAGCTGCGCCCGGTCATTCAGGCACACCAGTACGGCACGACGCTCGGACAGATTTCCGTGACCGTCGACTCGGCTTCGAAGGAGCTCTTGTCGATTTCCGGCGCGTTGCTGCCCCTCGCAGACGGGGGCACTGCGCTCTATCCGGCGGATGAGGACGTCGCTGCCATCGTTTCTGCGGCAGCCGAGGTCGCCCAAGAGAAGGGCGGCGTGACGGTCGGAACCATCAGTGCAGACATTCTGCGCGGCGGCGACAACGGCTCTGACCGCGGCATCGAGTCGCCCATGGGCAACCTGATCGCCGATGTCATGCTGTGGGCGACCACACCCGTAGCAGCACTGGAAGCACGTGCGGCGTCTGAAGCACCAGCAGCACCGGTGGCAGATATCGCGTTCATGAACCCCGGGGGCCTGCGCGCTGACCTGCTGTACGGCACCGATGGTTCCGTCACGTACCGTGACGTGGCCAACGTGCAGCCGTTCGCCAACACGATCACGACGGTCACGTTGACGGGTGCGCAGATCAAGAGCGTGCTCGAAGAGCAGTGGCAGCCAGAGGGCGCGTCTCGCCCGAAGCTGCACCTGGGAGTTTCGGAGGGCTTCAGCTACACGTACGTTGAGGATGCTCCGCGCGGCGAGCACATCGTCACGATGACGCTGAATGGCGCACCGATTGATCCGGCCATGACATACACGGTGGCGGCCAACTCGTTCCTCGCGAACGGCGGCGACAACTTCTTCACCTTCGCCGAGGGCACGAACCGGGTCGACACCGGCCAGGCAGATCTCGGCATCACGGTGGCGTACTTCGCCGCGCACCCGGTGGTCAGCCCGGCACCGCTCGGTCGCGCCGTCTTGGCAGAAGAGCCTGGTCAGGCGGATGCTGACACCGACAGCTCAGGCTCCGGTGGCGAGGCTGATGCCGACGCTCATGCGGACGCTGACGGCTCCGCTGGCTCCGCTGGCTCCGCTGCGGATGGTTCCGCGGGCTCAGCAAGTAGCGGATCCGGAACCTCGTCTGGCGCAGGCGGTGGTCTCGCGAATACGGGTAGCGATGCACCATACGGGCTCGCGCTCGGCGCGTCTGTGCTCGTCGCTAGCGGCCTGCTCATCGTGGCATTGCGCCGCCGTCGGGTTCACAGCTGA
- a CDS encoding GntR family transcriptional regulator — MRASDRAYETLLGEIQSGELAPGAVLGEVEQAARLGVSRTPLREAIGRLAADGLVAQQSPRVTVVTDIDADDIRELFEVRRALEETAARLAAHRGDHETFAVLATAFEHTHIEGAEGLDDYYAVIARFDERLDAAVNNDYLTAALRMIRTHLVRVRRLARDNPARLVQSIAEHRLIASAIASGDADLAAHATHVHLHNALTNILAALPEPAPVGATKSLQK; from the coding sequence ATGCGGGCGAGTGATCGTGCATATGAAACGCTTCTCGGCGAGATTCAATCCGGCGAGCTGGCACCCGGTGCTGTGCTCGGTGAAGTTGAGCAGGCCGCCCGTCTCGGCGTAAGCCGTACCCCCTTGCGCGAAGCCATCGGCCGCCTGGCCGCTGACGGCCTCGTTGCCCAACAGTCGCCGCGCGTCACCGTCGTCACCGACATTGACGCCGACGATATTCGTGAACTCTTCGAAGTGCGCCGCGCGCTCGAAGAAACCGCGGCACGACTGGCTGCGCACCGTGGCGACCATGAGACGTTCGCCGTGCTGGCTACCGCCTTTGAACACACCCATATTGAGGGTGCTGAAGGGCTCGATGACTACTATGCCGTCATTGCGCGCTTTGACGAGCGGCTCGATGCCGCCGTCAACAACGATTACCTGACCGCGGCACTGCGCATGATCCGCACCCACCTGGTGCGCGTGCGTCGCCTCGCCCGCGACAACCCAGCGCGCCTCGTGCAGTCCATTGCCGAACACCGCCTCATTGCTTCGGCGATCGCCTCAGGCGACGCCGACCTCGCAGCGCACGCCACCCACGTGCACCTGCACAACGCCTTAACGAACATCTTGGCGGCCCTCCCGGAGCCTGCTCCGGTCGGGGCCACCAAATCCCTCCAGAAGTAA
- the pepN gene encoding aminopeptidase N, protein MSLTLADARTRSALISDVDTVVHLDLTPTDRYDLVATITFACATAGASSFLELTDATDLVVETSGGTTWQYDGRRITLSELAADNTVTVRARMPYVTDGDGMTVVIDPADNERYVSGFTAMDIAQRVIPCFDQPDIKTSFTVSVTAPSHWTVLGNGLFDRREGDTWFFQPTPRFSTYIFFVCGGPFVSKTWDEPYALAPSGTLPFGWHARASQAEALDREFDSLKFVTSRAFAHYTSTFDEPYPFADYQQVFTPGLNWGAMEFPGCVAFRDELLTPGEPTAMQRHAMSSVIAHEMAHMWFGDLVTMAWWEDTWLNESFADYMGYEVSGRATGTDTWTAAALGRKLSAYSADSRRSTHPIAEDAENLVDVDTAFANFDMITYAKGNAVLRQLVTWLGEDDFLRGVNAHLSAHPFGTATLADFLDALDAATDRDVRSWAAAWLRTTGFDTITVTRDGEVPVLTRTGSRPHRFTVVGYGTDGSVVREEIVDLADAPVRLDDFAGLAVLPNALDETYAALELDAASKETLDGVLSSIDRSLTRGLLWATAVAGVQRGTRTTTSLMTLARTQLVNEEDATVFEGAIGLALRMAAAHSSVDTIGAHLDLLAELSRLVLDSPKTHLHAAAERIFAHAASDPVELQQRLDAATDPAVRWMYVTRLAELGQGSAIAVEAERDRTTAGAHAALRSTAALPTPEAKAEAWARLTSGTLSNREFSAMADGFWGIEQGALVADYAARAPRELASFAHTQGQAMGQLIGRALPSIALPDGSAALIRELQAVVQTEVPTVALRGFNDHLDDLEHMRAATA, encoded by the coding sequence GTGTCTCTCACGCTTGCTGATGCCCGTACCCGTTCCGCTCTGATCTCTGATGTCGACACTGTCGTTCATCTCGATCTCACCCCGACCGATCGGTACGATCTGGTCGCAACGATCACATTCGCGTGCGCGACTGCGGGTGCTTCGAGCTTTCTGGAGCTAACCGATGCGACAGATCTCGTCGTTGAGACGTCGGGCGGAACCACGTGGCAGTATGACGGTCGCCGCATCACGCTGAGTGAGCTGGCTGCTGACAACACCGTGACGGTGCGCGCTCGCATGCCGTATGTCACCGACGGTGATGGCATGACGGTCGTGATCGATCCCGCAGACAATGAGCGCTACGTCAGCGGCTTCACTGCGATGGACATCGCACAACGCGTCATCCCCTGCTTTGACCAGCCCGATATCAAGACGTCGTTCACGGTGTCGGTCACCGCTCCGAGCCATTGGACGGTGCTCGGCAACGGCCTGTTCGATCGCCGCGAGGGTGACACCTGGTTCTTCCAGCCCACCCCGCGCTTCTCCACCTACATTTTCTTCGTCTGCGGTGGCCCGTTTGTCTCCAAAACGTGGGATGAACCGTACGCGCTCGCACCCAGCGGCACGCTACCGTTCGGCTGGCACGCCCGCGCCTCGCAGGCCGAAGCTCTTGATCGCGAGTTTGACAGCCTCAAATTTGTGACCTCCCGCGCGTTTGCGCACTACACCTCCACGTTTGATGAGCCCTACCCGTTCGCGGACTACCAGCAGGTATTCACGCCTGGCCTGAACTGGGGAGCAATGGAGTTTCCCGGATGCGTGGCCTTCCGTGATGAGTTGCTCACCCCGGGAGAGCCGACCGCGATGCAGCGTCACGCCATGAGCTCGGTCATCGCGCACGAAATGGCGCACATGTGGTTTGGCGACCTCGTCACGATGGCCTGGTGGGAAGACACGTGGCTCAACGAGTCGTTCGCCGATTACATGGGCTACGAAGTCTCCGGACGCGCAACCGGCACCGACACGTGGACGGCCGCGGCTCTCGGCCGCAAGCTCAGCGCGTACTCGGCCGACTCGCGCCGCTCCACACACCCGATTGCGGAAGACGCCGAAAATCTCGTCGACGTCGATACCGCCTTCGCAAACTTCGACATGATCACGTATGCCAAGGGCAACGCGGTGCTGCGCCAGCTCGTGACCTGGCTCGGCGAAGATGACTTCCTTCGCGGCGTCAACGCGCACCTGTCTGCGCACCCGTTTGGCACCGCGACGCTCGCAGACTTCCTCGACGCCCTCGACGCGGCGACCGACCGCGATGTGCGTTCGTGGGCTGCCGCCTGGCTGCGCACGACGGGCTTTGACACCATCACCGTGACCCGTGACGGTGAGGTTCCGGTGCTGACGCGCACCGGAAGTCGCCCGCACCGGTTCACCGTTGTCGGCTACGGAACCGATGGTTCCGTCGTGCGCGAAGAGATCGTCGATCTGGCTGACGCGCCGGTGCGCCTTGATGACTTCGCGGGCCTGGCCGTTCTGCCGAACGCGCTCGATGAGACGTACGCCGCGCTAGAGCTCGACGCCGCGTCGAAGGAGACACTCGACGGCGTGCTGAGCTCGATCGACCGCTCGCTCACGCGTGGCCTGCTGTGGGCGACCGCGGTCGCCGGTGTGCAGCGCGGCACCCGCACGACCACGAGCCTCATGACCCTGGCGCGCACGCAACTCGTGAATGAAGAGGACGCCACCGTGTTTGAGGGCGCCATCGGACTCGCCCTGCGCATGGCCGCCGCGCACTCGAGCGTCGACACGATCGGGGCGCACCTCGACCTGCTCGCGGAGCTTTCCCGTCTCGTACTGGATTCACCGAAGACCCACTTGCACGCAGCCGCCGAGCGCATTTTCGCGCACGCAGCCAGCGACCCTGTCGAACTGCAGCAGCGCCTCGATGCCGCCACCGACCCCGCGGTGCGATGGATGTACGTCACCCGTCTCGCCGAACTCGGTCAGGGATCGGCGATTGCGGTCGAGGCCGAGCGCGACCGTACGACGGCGGGTGCGCACGCCGCACTCCGCTCGACCGCTGCATTGCCGACGCCCGAGGCGAAGGCCGAAGCCTGGGCACGACTGACCAGCGGCACGCTGTCGAACCGTGAGTTCAGCGCGATGGCCGACGGGTTCTGGGGTATCGAACAGGGCGCGCTGGTCGCCGACTACGCGGCGCGTGCACCGCGCGAGCTCGCCTCCTTCGCACACACGCAGGGTCAGGCCATGGGGCAGCTCATCGGCCGTGCCTTGCCATCGATCGCGCTGCCCGATGGTTCCGCCGCTCTCATCCGCGAACTTCAGGCCGTCGTGCAGACCGAAGTGCCCACGGTTGCCCTGCGCGGCTTCAACGACCACCTCGATGACCTGGAGCACATGCGCGCCGCCACCGCGTAA
- a CDS encoding bifunctional 2-methylcitrate synthase/citrate synthase: MTDVDIKKGLAGVVVDVTSVSKVNPETNSLLYRGYPVQELAATQPFEAVAHLLWTGNLPTDAELAELRATERKYRALAPEVKAAIDILPTSAHPMDEVRTAVSVIGALDATGDVMDAAGTPEQNQERSIRLWAQLPAIVAYGQRRRRGEELVAPRDDLDYSANFLWMTFGEEQDEVVVDAFNRSMTLYAEHSFNASTFTSRVIASTLSDLYSAVTGAIGALKGPLHGGANEAVLHIFNDIGSAENVKPWLDQALGEKRKIMGFGHRVYKRGDSRVPTMKAALDTLVAHYNRPDVAELYDALESEFVGRKGIYPNLDYPSGPAYNLIGFDTLTFTPLFVAARVTGWTAHIMEQLASNALIRPLSEYVGPDERHIDGYVATEAELAAANREAEAE; encoded by the coding sequence ATGACGGATGTTGACATCAAGAAGGGCCTCGCGGGCGTCGTCGTCGACGTGACGAGCGTCTCGAAGGTGAACCCGGAAACCAACAGCCTGCTGTACCGCGGATACCCGGTGCAGGAGCTGGCCGCAACGCAGCCGTTTGAAGCTGTGGCGCACCTGCTGTGGACCGGCAACCTGCCCACCGACGCGGAGCTTGCTGAGCTGCGCGCAACGGAGCGCAAGTATCGCGCCCTGGCTCCCGAAGTAAAGGCAGCGATCGACATTCTGCCGACGAGCGCACACCCGATGGATGAGGTCCGCACCGCGGTCAGCGTTATCGGTGCGCTCGACGCCACGGGTGACGTGATGGACGCTGCCGGAACCCCGGAGCAGAACCAAGAGCGTTCCATTCGCCTGTGGGCTCAGCTGCCTGCCATCGTGGCATACGGTCAGCGTCGTCGCCGTGGTGAAGAGCTCGTCGCCCCGCGCGATGACCTCGACTACTCGGCAAACTTCCTGTGGATGACGTTCGGCGAAGAGCAGGACGAGGTCGTCGTTGACGCCTTCAACCGCTCGATGACGCTGTACGCAGAGCACTCGTTTAACGCATCGACATTTACGTCGCGCGTTATTGCCTCCACGCTGAGCGACCTGTACTCGGCTGTCACCGGTGCCATCGGTGCGCTCAAGGGCCCGCTGCACGGCGGCGCCAATGAGGCCGTTCTGCACATCTTCAACGACATCGGTTCGGCCGAAAACGTGAAGCCGTGGCTGGATCAGGCTCTCGGCGAGAAGCGCAAGATCATGGGCTTCGGTCACCGCGTCTACAAGCGTGGCGACTCGCGTGTTCCCACGATGAAGGCAGCCCTCGACACCCTCGTGGCGCACTACAACCGCCCCGATGTTGCCGAGCTGTACGACGCCCTCGAGAGCGAGTTCGTTGGCCGCAAGGGCATTTACCCGAACCTCGACTACCCGTCGGGTCCGGCGTACAACCTGATCGGTTTTGACACGCTCACGTTCACGCCGCTGTTCGTGGCCGCTCGCGTCACCGGCTGGACCGCGCACATCATGGAGCAGCTTGCTTCGAACGCGCTGATTCGCCCGCTGTCGGAGTACGTCGGCCCGGACGAGCGTCACATTGACGGCTACGTTGCCACCGAAGCGGAGCTTGCAGCAGCAAACCGCGAGGCAGAAGCCGAGTAA
- the prpB gene encoding methylisocitrate lyase has protein sequence MLYSEIPAAEKRRLFRERLNSGELLRFPGAFNPLSARLIERKGFEGVYISGAVLSADLGLPDIGLTTLTEVAGRGKQIARMTDLPTIIDADTGFGEPMNVARTIQEMEDAGLSGMHIEDQINPKRCGHLDGKAVVDESTALKRIRAAVDARRDENFLIMARTDIAAVEGVQSAIDRAKALVDAGADAIFPEAMHSLADFEAVVNAVDVPVLANMTEFGKSELFSSQQLADVGIRIVIWPVSMLRISMGATGRALDELNNVGHLTGKLGEMQHRADLYDLIDYEAYNHFDTSVFNFQVER, from the coding sequence ATGCTGTACTCAGAAATCCCCGCAGCGGAGAAGCGTCGCCTTTTCCGTGAGCGGCTCAACTCCGGCGAGTTGCTGCGCTTCCCCGGCGCATTCAACCCGCTGTCTGCCCGCCTCATCGAGCGCAAGGGCTTCGAGGGCGTCTACATTTCCGGTGCCGTGCTGTCGGCAGACCTCGGTCTTCCCGACATCGGCCTCACTACGCTCACGGAGGTGGCAGGCCGCGGCAAGCAGATCGCTCGTATGACCGACCTGCCCACCATCATCGACGCCGACACCGGCTTCGGTGAGCCGATGAACGTGGCACGCACGATCCAGGAGATGGAAGACGCAGGCCTTTCCGGCATGCACATCGAAGACCAGATCAACCCCAAGCGGTGCGGTCACCTCGATGGCAAGGCTGTTGTCGACGAAAGCACCGCGCTCAAGCGCATCCGTGCCGCTGTTGACGCTCGTCGTGACGAGAACTTCCTCATCATGGCGCGCACCGACATCGCGGCTGTCGAAGGCGTGCAGTCAGCGATCGACCGCGCGAAGGCGCTCGTCGACGCGGGTGCTGACGCGATCTTCCCGGAAGCGATGCACAGCCTCGCAGACTTCGAAGCTGTCGTGAACGCCGTTGATGTTCCGGTTCTCGCGAACATGACGGAGTTTGGCAAGAGCGAACTGTTCTCGTCGCAGCAGCTGGCCGATGTCGGTATTCGTATCGTCATCTGGCCGGTCTCGATGCTTCGTATTTCGATGGGTGCGACCGGTCGTGCCCTCGACGAGCTCAACAACGTTGGTCACCTGACTGGCAAGCTGGGCGAGATGCAGCACCGCGCTGACCTCTACGACCTCATCGACTATGAGGCCTACAACCACTTCGACACCAGCGTCTTCAACTTCCAAGTTGAGCGCTAA